A window from Theropithecus gelada isolate Dixy chromosome 1, Tgel_1.0, whole genome shotgun sequence encodes these proteins:
- the CDCP2 gene encoding CUB domain-containing protein 2, whose protein sequence is MLAERGACLLLAVALLGPGPRAQAMEGVKCGGVLSAPSGNFSSPNFPRLYPYNTECSWLIVVAEGSSVLLTFHAFDLEYHDTCSFDFLEIYNGASPDKGNLLGRFCGKAPPPPFTSSWHVMSVVFHSDKHVASHGFSAGYQKDVCGGVLTGLSGVLTSPEYPNNYPNSMECHWVIRAAGPASVKLVFVDFQVEGNEECTYDYVAVLGGPGPTRGHHYCGSTRPPTLVSLGHELQVIFKSDFNIGGRGFKAYYFSGQCQEVYMTMRGNFSSPRYPSSYPNNIRCHWTIRLPPGYRVKVFFLDLDLEEPNSLTKTCDFDHLAAFDGASEEAPLLGNWCGHHLPPPVTSSHNQLLLLLHTDRSTTRRGFSVAYIGVVPMNVSCSRTDFQILISTQALAPLERTKVYLGSRSCAAQEVGGNFRIQARFDTCGTESQRRNNTSVIVSVLYIDFSAAGREDIHEYEVRCEPRRKEASVHLLSGSHWLGSYAATAEHLQEAPSGDEAEALEGPVTMVAQDTSDIVFLGLCILAGILMVIAIVVLMLL, encoded by the exons GTGTCAAATGTGGGGGTGTGCTCTCAGCACCTTCTGGAAACTTCTCCAGTCCCAACTTCCCTAGACTGTACCCCTACAACACAGAGTGCAGCTGGCTGATCGTGGTGGCTGAGGGCTCCTCGGTGCTGCTCACCTTCCATGCCTTTGACCTGGAGTACCATGACACCTGCAGCTTCGACTTCCTGGAGATCTACAATGGGGCCTCACCAGACAAGGGCAACCTGCTGGGGAGGTTCTGTGGCAAGGCGCCCCCGCCGCCCTTCACCTCGTCCTGGCATGTCATGTCTGTCGTCTTCCACTCGGACAAGCACGTGGCCAGCCATGGCTTTTCTGCGGGCTACCAGAAAG ATGTGTGTGGCGGCGTCCTGACTGGCCTGTCGGGGGTCCTCACCAGCCCTGAGTACCCCAACAACTACCCCAACAGCATGGAGTGCCACTGGGTGATCCGGGCCGCTGGCCCTGCCAGTGTCAAGCTGGTGTTCGTGGACTTCCAAGTGGAAGGCAATGAGGAGTGCACCTATGACTATGTGGCTGTGCTTGGGGGGCCTGGCCCCACCCGTGGGCACCACTACTGTGGCAGCACCAGGCCCCCCACCCTCGTGTCTCTGGGCCACGAACTGCAGGTGATCTTCAAGTCCGACTTCAACATCGGAGGCCGTGGCTTCAAGGCCTACTACTTCTCAG gaCAATGCCAGGAGGTATACATGACCATGCGGGGCAACTTCTCCAGCCCACGGTACCCCAGTTCCTACCCCAACAACATCCGCTGCCACTGGACCATCCGCCTGCCCCCGGGCTACCGGGTCAAGGTATTCTTCCTGGACCTGGACCTGGAGGAGCCCAACAGCCTGACCAAGACCTGTGACTTTGACCATCTGGCAGCCTTCGATGGGGCCAGTGAGGAGGCACCCCTGCTGGGGAATTGGTGTGGACACCACCTGCCACCACCTGTCACTTCAAGCCACAaccagcttctgcttctgctgcacACGGATCGCAGCACCACCCGCAGGGGCTTCTCCGTGGCCTACATCGGAG TGGTGCCCATGAATGTGAGCTGCTCCCGCACGGACTTCCAGATCCTGATCTCCACGCAGGCGCTGGCCCCGCTGGAGCGGACCAAGGTCTACCTGGGCAGCCGGAGCTGTGCTGCCCAGGAGGTCGGCGGCAACTTCAGGATCCAGGCCCGCTTTGATACCTGCGGCACTGAGTCTCAG AGAAGAAATAACACTTCAGTGATTGTCAGCGTGCTGTACATCGACTTCTCAGCCGCAGGGCGGGAGGACATCCATGAGTACGAGGTCCGCTGTGAGCCGCGGCGCAAGGAGGCTTCCGTCCACCTGCTGTCTGGCTCTCACTGGCTGGGTTCCTATGCTGCCACTGCGGAGCACCTTCAGGAAGCACCATCCGGGGATGAGGCAGAGGCACTGGAGGGTCCAGTGACCATGGTGGCCCAGGATACCAGTGACATCGTCTTCCTGGGGCTTTGCATCCTGGCTGGAATCCTCATGGTTATTGCCATCGTGGTCTTGATGCTGCTTTGA